The following proteins are encoded in a genomic region of Sebastes fasciatus isolate fSebFas1 chromosome 12, fSebFas1.pri, whole genome shotgun sequence:
- the LOC141779655 gene encoding protein LYRIC-like isoform X1 has protein sequence MEQWQDEASQQVKLLTRRLNELLTRGVGLLRSELGVDLGLQPELIPPWVILLAACSGLVLMVALWASACRSLFKKRPAVCPLEDDDGEEVKRAGGKPVKPEEPKKKKKKTEKKAQPNGRAVAEAQEEAIASEEIVPHHQSPPPEVKADKAAELKKSKKKAKQSVKETKTATAVGKEPEEGTWETKVSNKEKREQRKKDKSSSDGSASPGGGDTPVSTPPEKPKASAAPTSASQKKKKGESPKVKAEKVEAVVSQVNSSEVVAVAAGVTDMAVKVPAPTVAPKTGPWTTTREPASLWKAEMDESWTVIDRPTTERNLVSITGLGVGTAEPQPVSDLPWLSQPRVDDEWSGHNGSSADPSSDWNEPTEAWGNFIEPTPEPPPPAVEQPLPETAKANLLIGAADDDEDEKDKGETAADGAAKTKKKKKKKKKAAEEGGTAGQGEEPEKEAPPAASLKKQPPVQEKAATVQPVKAAAVEARVEKPVKDNISQKPPVTQVPQKPTDGEPTAKQSNLSAPTQQKKPEESQAAAKPAKKKKARRET, from the exons ATGGAGCAGTGGCAGGACGAGGCCTCTCAGCAGGTCAAGCTGCTCACACGTCGTCTGAATGAGCTGCTGACTAGAGGAGTGGGTCTGCTGCGCTCCGAGCTCGGAGTGGACCTGGGTCTGCAGCCGGAGCTCATCCCGCCCTGGGTGATCCTCTTAGCGGCGTGCAGCGGGCTGGTACTGATGGTCGCTCTGTGGGCCTCAGCCTGCCGGTCCCTCTTCAAGAAGAGACCCGCTGTCTGCCCTCTGGAGGACGACGACGGGGAAGAAGTGAAGCGGGCTGGAGGTAAACCTGTCAAACCAGAGGaaccgaagaagaagaagaagaagacagagaag AAAGCTCAGCCCAATGGGAGAGCTGTTGCTGAAGCACAGGAAGAAGCCATAGCGTCGGAGGAGATAGTGCCACATCATCAGTCGCCCCCACCAGAAGTCAAGGCTGACAAGGCTGCAGAG TTAAAAAAGTCCAAGAAGAAGGCCAAACAGTCTGTAAAGGAGACCAAGACAGCGACTGCAGTTGGAAAAGAACCAGAAGAAG GCACATGGGAGACCAAGGTCAGCAACAAGGAGAAGCGTGAGCAACGCAAGAAGGACAAAAGCTCCAGTGACGGCTCAGCCAGTCCTGGAGGAGGGGACACACCTGTGAGCACTCCCCCGGAGAAGCCCAAGGCCTCTGCAGCGCCCACATCTGCCagccagaagaagaaaaaag GAGAATCCCCAAAGGTGAAGGCAGAGAAGGTTGAGGCTGTTGTATCTCAAG TTAACAGCAGTGAGGTGGTGGCGGTGGCTGCTGGTGTGACTGACATGGCTGTGAAGGTTCCTGCTCCCACCGTTGCGCCGAAGACGGGCCCCTGGACAACCACTAGAGAACCAGCATCACTGTGGAAAGCGGAGATGGATG aGTCGTGgactgtgattgacaggccCACAACAGAGCGAAATCTGGTGTCTATAACTGGACTGGGTGTTGGTACTGCTG aGCCCCAGCCTGTGAGCGACCTGCCCTGGCTCAGTCAGCCCAGAGTGGACGACGAGTGGTCTGGACACA aCGGTAGTTCAGCGGACCCTAGCTCTGACTGGAACGAGCCCACTGAAGCCTGGGGCAACTTCATAGAGCCCACTCCTGAGCCCCCTCCTCCTGCTGTGGAGCAGCCCCTCCCTGAGACCGCCAAGGCCAATCTGTTGATTGGAGCGGCT gatgatgatgaagatgagaaGGACAAGGGAGAGACTGCTGCTGATGGAGCAGCTAAaactaaaaagaagaaaaagaagaagaagaaggctgcTGAGGAGGGAGGAACAGCTGGCCAG GGTGAGGAGCCAGAGAAGGAGGCGCCACCTGCAGCCTCTTTGAAGAAGCAGCCACCTGTTCAAGAGAAAGCTGCTACCGTCCAGCCCGTCAAAGCAGCCGCTGTCGAG GCGAGAGTGGAGAAACCAGTGAAGGACAACATATCCCAGAAACCCCCTGTCACACAAGTGCCACAGAAGCCAACTGATGGAGAGCCCACTGCCAAGCAGAGCAACCTTTCTgctccaacacaacaaa AAAAACCTGAGGAGAGCCAAGCGGCCGCCAAACcggcaaagaagaagaaggcgaggagagagacatga
- the LOC141779656 gene encoding lysosomal-associated transmembrane protein 4B-like produces MSGFYFETGSDIFPVTLALRFRKLLPVISNGRVRETVVLVTFRSEDLRSADVANRGSLSSLPAPSCEADQRTDMMMISPWDRWFSTSCCLCCHVRTGTIILGVWYMLINAVVLLILLTALSDPEQYHLTSAELANDLDVMDDANMCIASAISLLMILICGMATYGAYKLRAAWIIPFFCYQIFDFALNTLVAVSIVVYPNTIQDYLQQLPDNFPYKEEIAALSNLCLVLIVLLFIGSILGFKAYLIACVWNCYRYVSSRGTSEILLYVTTNDTTVLLPPYDDSVSILPKKAPPPYTTATA; encoded by the exons atgtcagggttttattttgaaaccgGAAGTGATATTTTTCCCGTGACGCTGGCTCTCCGGTTCCGTAAGCTGCTCCCGGTGATAAGTAACGGACGGGTCAGAGAGACAGTCGTCCTCGTCACATTCCGTAGCGAGGACTTGCGCTCAGCGGACGTTGCTAACCGGGGGTCTCTTTCTTCACTACCAGCGCCCAGCTGTGAAGCCGACCAGCGGACAGACATGATGATGATCTCCCCCTGGGACCGCTGGTTCTCCACCAGCTGCTGTCTGTGCTGCCATGTCCGCACAGGAACCATCATCCTGGGGGTCTGGTACATG CTCATCAACGCCGTGGTGTTACTCATCCTGCTCACAGCGCTCAGTGATCCCGAGCAGTACCACCTGACCAGTGCCGAGTTGGCTAATGACCTGGATGTCATGGATGACGCCA ACATGTGCATTGCCTCAGCGATCTCCCTGCTGATGATACTCATATGTGGGATGGCAACATATGGAGCATACAAG CTGCGTGCCGCCTGGATCATCCCATTTTTCTGCTACCAAATATTTGACTTTGCTCTCAACACCCTGGTCGCTGTCAGCATTGTGGTTTACCCAAACACCATACAGGACTACCTGCAGCAACTG CCTGATAACTTCCCCTACAAAGAGGAGATCGCTGCCCTCAGTAATTTGTGCTTGGTCCTCATcgtgctgctcttcatcggctCTATTCTCGGCTTCAAG GCCTACCTGATAGCATGTGTGTGGAACTGCTACAGATATGTGAGCAGCCGAGGAACTTCTGAAATCCTGCTCTATGTCACGACCAATGACACCACG GTGCTGCTTCCTCCGTATGATGACAGCGTCAGCATCCTTCCCAAGAAGGCTCCTCCACCGTACACCACCGCTACAGCATGA
- the LOC141779655 gene encoding protein LYRIC-like isoform X2, which translates to MEQWQDEASQQVKLLTRRLNELLTRGVGLLRSELGVDLGLQPELIPPWVILLAACSGLVLMVALWASACRSLFKKRPAVCPLEDDDGEEVKRAGGKPVKPEEPKKKKKKTEKKAQPNGRAVAEAQEEAIASEEIVPHHQSPPPEVKADKAAELKKSKKKAKQSVKETKTATAVGKEPEEGTWETKVSNKEKREQRKKDKSSSDGSASPGGGDTPVSTPPEKPKASAAPTSASQKKKKGESPKVKAEKVEAVVSQVNSSEVVAVAAGVTDMAVKVPAPTVAPKTGPWTTTREPASLWKAEMDESWTVIDRPTTERNLVSITGLGVGTAEPQPVSDLPWLSQPRVDDEWSGHNGSSADPSSDWNEPTEAWGNFIEPTPEPPPPAVEQPLPETAKANLLIGAADDDEDEKDKGETAADGAAKTKKKKKKKKKAAEEGGTAGQGEEPEKEAPPAASLKKQPPVQEKAATVQPVKAAAVEVSGANI; encoded by the exons ATGGAGCAGTGGCAGGACGAGGCCTCTCAGCAGGTCAAGCTGCTCACACGTCGTCTGAATGAGCTGCTGACTAGAGGAGTGGGTCTGCTGCGCTCCGAGCTCGGAGTGGACCTGGGTCTGCAGCCGGAGCTCATCCCGCCCTGGGTGATCCTCTTAGCGGCGTGCAGCGGGCTGGTACTGATGGTCGCTCTGTGGGCCTCAGCCTGCCGGTCCCTCTTCAAGAAGAGACCCGCTGTCTGCCCTCTGGAGGACGACGACGGGGAAGAAGTGAAGCGGGCTGGAGGTAAACCTGTCAAACCAGAGGaaccgaagaagaagaagaagaagacagagaag AAAGCTCAGCCCAATGGGAGAGCTGTTGCTGAAGCACAGGAAGAAGCCATAGCGTCGGAGGAGATAGTGCCACATCATCAGTCGCCCCCACCAGAAGTCAAGGCTGACAAGGCTGCAGAG TTAAAAAAGTCCAAGAAGAAGGCCAAACAGTCTGTAAAGGAGACCAAGACAGCGACTGCAGTTGGAAAAGAACCAGAAGAAG GCACATGGGAGACCAAGGTCAGCAACAAGGAGAAGCGTGAGCAACGCAAGAAGGACAAAAGCTCCAGTGACGGCTCAGCCAGTCCTGGAGGAGGGGACACACCTGTGAGCACTCCCCCGGAGAAGCCCAAGGCCTCTGCAGCGCCCACATCTGCCagccagaagaagaaaaaag GAGAATCCCCAAAGGTGAAGGCAGAGAAGGTTGAGGCTGTTGTATCTCAAG TTAACAGCAGTGAGGTGGTGGCGGTGGCTGCTGGTGTGACTGACATGGCTGTGAAGGTTCCTGCTCCCACCGTTGCGCCGAAGACGGGCCCCTGGACAACCACTAGAGAACCAGCATCACTGTGGAAAGCGGAGATGGATG aGTCGTGgactgtgattgacaggccCACAACAGAGCGAAATCTGGTGTCTATAACTGGACTGGGTGTTGGTACTGCTG aGCCCCAGCCTGTGAGCGACCTGCCCTGGCTCAGTCAGCCCAGAGTGGACGACGAGTGGTCTGGACACA aCGGTAGTTCAGCGGACCCTAGCTCTGACTGGAACGAGCCCACTGAAGCCTGGGGCAACTTCATAGAGCCCACTCCTGAGCCCCCTCCTCCTGCTGTGGAGCAGCCCCTCCCTGAGACCGCCAAGGCCAATCTGTTGATTGGAGCGGCT gatgatgatgaagatgagaaGGACAAGGGAGAGACTGCTGCTGATGGAGCAGCTAAaactaaaaagaagaaaaagaagaagaagaaggctgcTGAGGAGGGAGGAACAGCTGGCCAG GGTGAGGAGCCAGAGAAGGAGGCGCCACCTGCAGCCTCTTTGAAGAAGCAGCCACCTGTTCAAGAGAAAGCTGCTACCGTCCAGCCCGTCAAAGCAGCCGCTGTCGAGGTCAGTGGTGCTAATATCTGA